Proteins co-encoded in one Aspergillus flavus chromosome 2, complete sequence genomic window:
- a CDS encoding breast carcinoma amplified sequence 2-domain-containing protein, with protein MKVGINLNLIYTCSHYTSAKSYSVQFEFQRQFIQIAYLPYSASPTCPSSMSPMTLSLVGLVPTSELSPSLLIINSSLDIDAEPSAHARANAQKLIASELPADYLSTIHPSIPAFPEPQFSPLMQQEVERKAAGLPLTGGVDLSRYEAPEPPTRSSEAGPNATPNLDEWRQALQKAYTASSHLSMRRDNLTLLEENGKNAWLIGNSQLEDVLRELEKELAETKEAAETVNKQRKIAQESSKGELAGLEETWKRGVGAILDVELASENVRMQILEQRRQLAQQHAR; from the coding sequence ATGAAGGTTGGCatcaacctcaacctcatctATACATGCAGCCATTACACTTCAGCAAAGAGCTACTCAGTCCAGTTTGAGTTTCAACGGCAATTCATTCAGATCGCCTACCTTCCCTATTCAGCTAGTCCAACATGCCCCTCATCAATGAGTCCCATGACTCTCTCCCTTGTAGGTCTCGTCCCTACTAGCGAactctctccttctcttctaaTAATCAACTCTTCCCTAGATATCGATGCGGAACCTTCCGCCCATGCTCGAGCTAATGCCCAGAAGCTCATCGCCTCAGAGCTTCCTGCTGACTATTTGTCGACGATTCATCCTTCCATCCCCGCATTCCCCGAACCCCAGTTTTCCCCCCTCATGCAACAGGAGGTCGAACGGAAGGCTGCTGGATTACCCTTGACCGGTGGAGTTGATCTTTCACGCTATGAGGCTCCTGAGCCGCCAACCAGGTCATCGGAGGCGGGACCAAATGCGACCCCCAATCTTGATGAGTGGCGCCAAGCCTTGCAGAAGGCCTACACGGCCAGTTCCCATTTGTCCATGAGGCGGGATAACCTGACGCTCCTGGAAGAAAATGGCAAAAACGCGTGGCTGATTGGCAACTCTCAACTGGAGGATGTCTTACGAGAACTTGAGAAGGAATTGGCTGAAACCAAGGAAGCTGCGGAGACGGTGAACAAGCAAAGGAAGATCGCTCAAGAGTCTAGCAAAGGAGAACTTGCGGGGTTGGAAGAAACATGGAAGAGAGGCGTTGGTGCGATTCTCGATGTTGAGTTGGCTTCGGAGAACGTGCGAATGCAAATCTTGGAGCAGCGACGTCAGCTTGCACAACAGCACGCTCGGTAG
- a CDS encoding putative neutral/alkaline nonlysosomal ceramidase (unnamed protein product) produces MANARLGVVVSGTFIAALFLLLLFSVVSDSNQPPVVDSRYKWADRNTEFASDDSVFLLGAGRADITGPVVEIGFGGYASLDQIGTGLRQRIYSRAFIVANPNRPKDTFIYLIIDSLTGDTAVRHGVLEGLASLGSEFADYGEHNVAFTGTHSHSGPGAWMNYLLPQIPNKGFDKQSYQAIVDGVLLSIKRAHQSIAPGRLSFGSIDLENANINRSPYSYDHNPEEEKARYSDSVDKTMTLLRFDRATDNKTTAVLTFFPVHGTSMYNNNTLVTGDNKGVAAWLFERSVTADQKFADDFVAGFSQSNVGDTSPNVLGAWCEDGSGQKCRYEDSTCGGTMENCRGRGPFFREKDNGAKSCFEIGKLQYEAARKLYTQLDSNPTRILKSSDVNAFHIYQDLSDYTFISPFNASILKTCSAALGFSFAAGTTDGPGMFDFTQNSSGPAEKNPLWYAARAFIHQPSKEQKACQAPKEVLLDVGAVTQPYAWTPNIVDIQVLRVGQLFIIISTSEATTMSGRRWKEAIAKSAKDVLSVANPLVVLGAPSNSYAHYVATEEEYHVQRYEGASTLYGPNTLAAYINLTLTYLPYLGDSSSLPALDSKVKPPINTDKSLSFIPGVLYDGSPIGKTFGDVISSVDNATYGPGDTVNATFVGANPRNNLRQESTFAAVERQKPGTDTWEVVRTDRDWNLVYTWKRTNTVLGHSEVTIQWQIEDDYYNVGNPSSLKDGTYRLHYYGDFKTVKGDIGGFEGISGFFKVSTT; encoded by the exons ATGGCGAATGCGAGGCTGGGTGTCGTAGTTTCTGGGACCTTTATAGCAGCACTAttcctgttgttgctgttttCCGTTGTATCGGATTCCAATCAACCGCCCGTTGTCGATAGCAGGTATAAATGGGCCGACAGAAACACTGAATTCGCGTCCGATGATAGCGTTTTCCTACTAGGAGCTGGCAGAGCGGACATTACCGG GCCTGTTGTCGAGATCGGATTTGGAGGCTACGCCAGCTTGGACCAGATTGGGACTGGCCTACGACAGAGGATCTACTCTCGTGCTTTCATAGTCGCGAATCCCAACCGCCCAAAGGATACCTTCATCTATCTAATTATAGACTCGCTGACAGGTGACACTGCTGTACGACATGGCGTTCTCGAAGGCCTGGCTAGCCTTGGCAGTGAATTTGCAGACTACGGCGAGCACAACGTAGCCTTTACAGGAACCCACTCCCACTCAGGGCCGGGTGCCTGGATGAATTATCTTCTCCCTCAGATTCCGAATAAGGGATTCGACAAGCAGAGCTACCAGGCGATCGTTGATGGCGTCCTGCTTTCCATCAAACGAGCCCATCAAAGTATTGCTCCTGGACGCCTGAGCTTTGGCTCCATAGACCTTGAAAATGCCAACATCAACAGAAGCCCGTATAGTTACGATCACAatccggaagaagagaaagcgcGATACTCAGACAGTGTGGACAAGACCATGACACTTCTGAGGTTCGACAGAGCAACGGATAATAAAACGACGGCCGTTCTGACATTCTTTCCAGTGCATGGCACTTCCATGTACAACAACAATACATTGGTGACAGGTGACAACAAAGGAGTTGCAGCATGGCTTTTTGAAAGAAGTGTCACGGCCGACCAAAAGTTCGCTGATGATTTCGTTGCGGGCTTCTCCCAATCAAATGTCGGAGACACGAGCCCGAACGTCTTAGGGGCATGGTGTGAAGATGGCTCTGGGCAGAAGTGCCGATACGAAGACAGTACATGTGGTGGTACAATGGAAAACTGTCGTGGCCGTGGGCCCTTCTTCCGTGAAAAGGACAATGGTGCCAAAAGCTGTTTCGAAATCGGGAAGCTTCAATATGAGGCTGCCAGGAAACTCTACACTCAGTTGGACTCTAATCCCACTCGGATTCTCAAGAGCTCTGATGTCAACGCCTTCCATATATACCAGGATCTCTCCGATTACACCTTCATCTCGCCCTTTAATGCAAGCATTCTGAAGACATGCTCGGCAGCTCTCGGCTTCTCGTTTGCCGCTGGTACTACTGATGGGCCGGGCATGTTTGATTTTACACAAAACAGCAGTGGACCAGCAGAGAAAAATCCATTATGGTATGCTGCTCGTGCCTTCATTCACCAACCCTCCAAGGAGCAGAAAGCGTGCCAAGCGCCGAAAGAGGTCCTTTTAGATGTGGGGGCCGTAACACAGCCGTATGCATGGACTCCGAATATTGTTGATATTCAGGTTTTGAGGGTTGGTCAGCTTtttatcatcatctcaaCCAGTGAGGCCACGACCATGTCTGGACGGCGCTGGAAAGAAGCCATCGCAAAGTCCGCGAAAGACGTGCTTTCCGTGGCAAATCCCTTGGTGGTATTGGGTGCTCCGTCGAATAGTTACGCTCATTACGTGGCGACCGAGGAAGAATACCATGTACAACGCTATGAGGGTGCCTCGACTCTCTACGGTCCCAACACCCTCGCGGCATATATCAACCTCACACTCACATATCTTCCATATCTCGGTGACAGCTCCAGCCTGCCAGCACTAGACTCGAAAGTGAAACCTCCTATCAACACGGATAAGTCTCTATCGTTTATTCCAGGCGTCTTGTATGACGGTAGCCCCATCGGAAAAACGTTCGGTGATGTCATTTCGTCCGTCGACAATGCCACATATGGACCTGGTGACACTGTGAATGCCACCTTCGTTGGAGCTAACCCTCGGAACAACCTACGTCAAGAATCTACATTCGCGGCGGTTGAGCGACAGAAACCCGGAACTGACACCTGGGAGGTTGTTCGGACTGACCGAGATTGGAACCTTGTTTACACCTGGAAGAGAACGAATACCGTTCTGGGCCACAGCGAAGTTACAATCCAGTGGCAGATAGAGGATGATTATTATAATGTTGGAAATCCCTCCTCTCTCAAGGACGGCACCTATCGCCTGCATTATTATGGAGATTTCAAGACTGTCAAAGGCGACATCGGGGGTTTCGAAGGAATAAGTGGCTTTTTTAAGGTGTCAACAACCTAA